From the Alphaproteobacteria bacterium LSUCC0719 genome, the window ATTCCAGAGTTCCATCTGCGCCAGCACCTGGTTGGTGAAGGAGGCGGACATCACAAATGACGGATGACCCGTCGCACAACCAAGATTCACCAGCCGACCCTTTGCCAGCATGATGATCCGCTTGCCATCGGGGAATTCAACTTCGTCAACCTGCGGCTTCACCTCGGACCAGTTCATGTTCTGCAGCGAGGCCACCTGAATTTCATTGTCGAAATGTCCGATGTTGCAGACGATGGCACGGTCCTTCATCTCGCGCATGTGATCAAGCGTGATGACATCGCGGTTGCCGGTGGCGGTGACAAAGATATCGGCCTTTGGTGCCGCCTGCTCCATGGTGACAACCTCATAGCCTTCCATCGCCGCCTGAAGCGCACAGATCGGATCGATTTCGGTCACCATCACACGGGCGCCGCCCTGACGAAGCGATGCCGCCGACCCCTTGCCGACATCACCATAGCCCGCGACAACGGCGACCTTGCCAGCCAGCATCACATCGGTGGCACGGCGAATGCCGTCGACAAGTGACTCGCGGCAGCCATAAAGATTGTCAAATTTCGACTTGGTAACCGAGTCATTGACGTTGATGGCCGGGAATGGCAGCCCGCCCGCCTCGGCAAGCTGATACAGCCGCAACACGCCTGTTGTGGTTTCCTCGGACACACCCTTGATGGCATCACGCTGGCGGGTGAACCATCCCGGGCTGCTTGCCAGACGGGTATGGATCTGCGCCTTCAGGAATTCCTCTTCCTCGGTTTCCGGCGTCGCAAGCACCTCTTCACCGGCCTCGGCACGGGCCCCAAGCAGGATATACATGGTGGCATCGCCACCATCATCCAGGATCATATTGGCGGTGCCGCCATCGGCCCAGTCGAAAATCCGATCGACATACTCCCAGTATTCGGCAAGGGTTTCGCCCTTTTTGGCAAATACCGGCACACCGGCGGCGGCGATCGCCGCGGCGGCCTGATCCTGTGTCGAAAAGATGTTGCAGGACGCCCAGCGGACATCGGCACCAAGCGCCACCAGCGTTTCAATCAGCACCGCTGTCTGCACCGTCATATGCAGGCAACCGGCCACCCTGGCACCCTTGAGCGGCCTTGCCGCGCCAAACTCGTCGCGAAGCGCCATCAGGCCAGGCATTTCGGTCTCGGCGATCGACAGTTCCTTGCGCCCCCAGTCAGCCAGACCAAGGTCGGTCACAATATAATCATTGGACATCAGACATCTCTTCAGTGGATTGCAATGGATTCAGCCGGTGGCATATCAGATATCGGACAGCATGGAAAGCTGCTTGACCGGCGACCGGTCAGCCCGGCACCCCAAGCTCGCGATGCGCCACCTTCACATTGTAGCCAGTCTCGCGAAGCCAACCGGCCATTGTCTCGGCAGCCCAGACCGACCGGTGCTGTCCACCGGTACATCCAAA encodes:
- the ahcY gene encoding adenosylhomocysteinase gives rise to the protein MSNDYIVTDLGLADWGRKELSIAETEMPGLMALRDEFGAARPLKGARVAGCLHMTVQTAVLIETLVALGADVRWASCNIFSTQDQAAAAIAAAGVPVFAKKGETLAEYWEYVDRIFDWADGGTANMILDDGGDATMYILLGARAEAGEEVLATPETEEEEFLKAQIHTRLASSPGWFTRQRDAIKGVSEETTTGVLRLYQLAEAGGLPFPAINVNDSVTKSKFDNLYGCRESLVDGIRRATDVMLAGKVAVVAGYGDVGKGSAASLRQGGARVMVTEIDPICALQAAMEGYEVVTMEQAAPKADIFVTATGNRDVITLDHMREMKDRAIVCNIGHFDNEIQVASLQNMNWSEVKPQVDEVEFPDGKRIIMLAKGRLVNLGCATGHPSFVMSASFTNQVLAQMELWNEGDGYENRVYTLPRHLDEKVAALHLAKVGATLSTLNNEQAAYIGVEQQGPFKSEQYRY